GATTGATCACAGTAAATGTGAGACATGCGAAGATAAACCATGTATTCTTTCTTGTCCTGTGGCTGCCATCAATGAATCAGTAAACGGGGAAATTGAGATCGATGACAAATGTGTTGGATGCGTTTTGTGCAGGGAAGCCTGCCCATATGATGCAATAAAAATGGAAACAACTCTTTCTGAACCAATAAGGGAGAATGTACCCAATATCAACACCAAACTATGCAGACAATGTGGAGCTTGTGTAAAAGCATGTAAAACAGGTTCAATTCAGTTAATTTCATCAGGAACTGAAGAAGCTCACAGCGAAATAAATGAAGATACATGTGTGCGCTGCGGATACTGTGCCCGTGTTTGTCCAACAGAAGCAATTAAATACGGTGAAATACTCCCAAGATCTGTTGTGGGTGGAAAGGCAATTGTTGTTGATCAAAAAAACTGTATAGGATGTATGACTTGTACCCGAGTCTGCCCATCCAAAGGAGCCATAAACGTTGGAAATGTAAGTAAACTCCCTTTCATAAACCCATCCTACTGTGCAAGATGCGAGGAATGTATGAATGTATGCCCTTCAGCAGCCATCAGATATTCATCAAGAAAAAGGGCTTACCAGAATTTCAGTAAAATAAAAACCATGGAAATTGTATCGGAATTGCTTGAAAAAGAAGCAGGTAAACTTTCAAATGATGCTGTCAGGATAAATAGTATTCTAAATTCTATTGCAAGAGATGTTGCTCTTAAACATGAAGAAAAAAATTTCAACGAAGATGTAACTGGTTTAATAAAGGATGAAATTACATCAATGCTTAATTCTGAACTTGAAATTGAAGATATTCAGGAGATAATTGGAGCAACCACACCAAAACGTGACATTAATGTTATTGAAGAGGATTGTATTGGGTGTAGTGAATGTATAGCAGAATGTCCAGTTGATTGTATAGAACTTGAAATACCCTCACCAGTACATATAGACACTGACAGTTGTGTTTACTGTGGAAAATGTGTTGATAAGTGTAAATTTAATGCCATAACTCTAATCGAAGAACATTTCCAAGTTAAAGATGGTAAAATTTTCTATGTAAGGGGAGAATTACTAAAACCTAGAACTGGCGAAATAGTAACAGATGTTAATGCATGTATGGCATGTGGAGTATGCGTTAAAAAATGTCCAACACAGGCTCTGAAACTTGAAAAGGATGAAATAATTGTTGACAGTTCTAAATGTATTTTATGTGGGGAATGCGATATAATATGCCCAGTAAATGCAATTAAACTCAAAATCGACACCAATGGTATCTGAATATCTAATATTTTTTTTTTATTTTCAAGGAGGATTGTAAATTGGGGAAAAAATTTTTTGTTTCCGATTGTGAAGGTCCCATATCAATAAATGATAATGCATTTGAACTTTCAGGCCATTTTATTGAAAATGGAGAGAAATTTTTTGAAATCGTAAGCAGATATGATGATGTGCTTGCTGATGTTTTAAAAAGAACAGGATATAATGCCGGAAGTACT
This sequence is a window from Methanobacterium sp. SMA-27. Protein-coding genes within it:
- a CDS encoding 4Fe-4S binding protein, yielding MPTTTNNTKKYCKPLREVEVDYKIDHSKCETCEDKPCILSCPVAAINESVNGEIEIDDKCVGCVLCREACPYDAIKMETTLSEPIRENVPNINTKLCRQCGACVKACKTGSIQLISSGTEEAHSEINEDTCVRCGYCARVCPTEAIKYGEILPRSVVGGKAIVVDQKNCIGCMTCTRVCPSKGAINVGNVSKLPFINPSYCARCEECMNVCPSAAIRYSSRKRAYQNFSKIKTMEIVSELLEKEAGKLSNDAVRINSILNSIARDVALKHEEKNFNEDVTGLIKDEITSMLNSELEIEDIQEIIGATTPKRDINVIEEDCIGCSECIAECPVDCIELEIPSPVHIDTDSCVYCGKCVDKCKFNAITLIEEHFQVKDGKIFYVRGELLKPRTGEIVTDVNACMACGVCVKKCPTQALKLEKDEIIVDSSKCILCGECDIICPVNAIKLKIDTNGI